The sequence below is a genomic window from Deltaproteobacteria bacterium.
TAAAGAGTATCTCGCCCTTGGTCGGTTTATCGAGGGTGCCAAGAATGTGCAGCAGCGTGCTTTTGCCAACACCGGATTCACCGACGATCGCCAGCCGCTCGCCCGCTGCCAATTCGAGGTCGAGCCCCTGCAAAATATGAATCTCTGCGCCGCCTTCGTTGAACGACTTGTGCAGATCGCGCACCGAAAGCAGGCTACTCATAGCGGAGAATTTCGACCGGATCGAGTTTGGCCGCCTGGCGCGACGGATAGATGCTCGCCAACAGGCACACTCCCAGAGAAGCGAGCGTGACGATCGCAAGGTTGCTGCCGTACATGCGCACCGGCACGGTCGAAATCAGGAACACGTCCTTGGGTAACTGAAATTCATACTGGGCGATGAGCAAACAAACCAGAATACCGAGAATGAGGCCGAGAAACGTTCCCACCGCACCGATCACACAGCCCTTCAAAAGGAAAATCTTGCGAATGCTGGCCCGCGTCGCCCCCATGGAAAGCAGAATCGCAACGTCCTTGCGCTTTTCCATTACGACCATGACCAAGGTCGAAATAATGTTAAAGGCGCCGATCAAGACCATCAGCAACAGGACGAGAAAGTAAACGGTCTTTTCTAGCTCCAGAGCAGTAAACAAGTTCGGCCACAACCGGCCCCAATCCTCGGCGAGATAGGGAAAGCCCAACCGTTTTTGCAAATCGTCGGCGACCGCTTTAGCGCGATTGACGTTATTGACGCGGACTTCGATATTGGTCACCGCACCGTCGAGATCGAAAAACTTCTGCGCCTCAGCCAAGCCCATAAACACCATCGTGGAATCGATCTCGCTCATGCCGGTTTTCATCATGCTAATCACGACAAAACGGCGCACTTTGGGAATCACGCCGATCGCGGTCGGACTGCCTAAAGGCGAAACCACTTGAACCGGATCGCCGACACCGACACCAAGCTGATTGGCCAATCGTTGACCGATAATGATGCCCGGCAGCAGCACGCGTCGGTCTGCCACTTGCAATGGGTATTGATGGCTCAGCCCGGCCAGCGTCCCTTGCTGCAAGTAGCGCTGCAAATCGATCACCTGGTTGACCCGCACCGGATCGACACCGCGCACCACCACTCCCGAAACCCGCGACCCGGAGGTCAACATGACTTGCCCGTAAATGGTCGGCGAGGCCGCGACCACGCCAGGCTGTTTGGCAATTTCCGCCAACAGTTTTTCCTGCTCGCGCAACGGCTCGCCGGCTTTCACTAAAGCGATGTGCGCGTTGATGCCAAGCAGGCGGTCGCGCAGGGTTTCTTCGAAGCCGGTCATCACTGCCATGACGACGTTAAGCGTCATGACGGCGAGCATCACACCCAGAATCGAAATG
It includes:
- a CDS encoding lipoprotein-releasing ABC transporter permease subunit translates to MRYLRARRRETFISLITVISILGVMLAVMTLNVVMAVMTGFEETLRDRLLGINAHIALVKAGEPLREQEKLLAEIAKQPGVVAASPTIYGQVMLTSGSRVSGVVVRGVDPVRVNQVIDLQRYLQQGTLAGLSHQYPLQVADRRVLLPGIIIGQRLANQLGVGVGDPVQVVSPLGSPTAIGVIPKVRRFVVISMMKTGMSEIDSTMVFMGLAEAQKFFDLDGAVTNIEVRVNNVNRAKAVADDLQKRLGFPYLAEDWGRLWPNLFTALELEKTVYFLVLLLMVLIGAFNIISTLVMVVMEKRKDVAILLSMGATRASIRKIFLLKGCVIGAVGTFLGLILGILVCLLIAQYEFQLPKDVFLISTVPVRMYGSNLAIVTLASLGVCLLASIYPSRQAAKLDPVEILRYE